The DNA window GGCGTGAGCTACAATGATCCCTCATTTATCACTGGGGTTACATCCCAGATCCACCCGCGATCGGTGAAAATGCAGCATTTTTCATTCTATTATTGCAAAAGAACTACATTTGtcgaaatgaaactcctcaattcacctcaacatacagtagttccctggcaccaagatgccacaagacagCATCAAAGTAATATTTGTCTTACTTTGGCCAAACCGCGTGAATATGCGGGGTTCACTGGATTTGCTTCGTTAGTGCTCCTCTGATTTGTTAAACACGTAAAcgtatttgaacatgtaaaaaaattgcaagcagaaaatgtataaaaaaatatgtgaatgtgtatgtgtgtgtgtgtgtgtatcgtcAAATAGGTGAATCTTCGACTGCTGAACTGTGAGTATGcatggggtccactgtatatttttcaggcataaaacctctgcctcatttttgagTACTTggccattatggtggtactgTAGTATGAGAGTATTTTTTTTGAGGTtgtactttgtgtaaaaagtttgagaaccactggaaCAGAtaataaaaacgtttttttaatcGCTTGAGCATTAAAATACCCCCTGCCACACACtgtaatcacattcaaacttatttaaacacactttataatcacattgtaaacatatttcaaggcaacaaaaataaagaagaaaaagctgcgatatagcgggggatcCTACTGATTTCCTCAAAGCTAAATGAAAAGATAGGAACGGTCTACGTACTCTCGCACACAGCGCTGACGGGGCTCCAGGTCTGGTCCGGCCTGCACGTGATGCTGCCGGCCCCTCTCACCTGCTGGCCTTTGGGGCAGCTCACCCGCACCGACTGCCCCACGTAGAACTTCCGGGCCTCGGTCCTGTCGTCCTTCCAGCCCGGAGGAGTCGGGCACGTCTTGGCTGTGAGCGGGGGAAACAAGTAGTATGAGCGTAGTTGGAGATTGTCCGAGTCAGCCGGCGGAGGTTCCCTGCTTTCTAACGTTGGCAAGCGGGGAAGGTGGAGCTCCAGATGTTGCCCCCCATACACATCACCAGGGCATCTCCCACCAGGCTGAAGCCTTTGTCGCAGTTGAATTCCAGAGCGCGTCCAGTGGTCAGGTTAGTGACCTGAACCTTGCCGTGCGGAATCTGCTTGGGGCTTTCGCAGCCTTGAGTCGCTGAAATGACACAATTAGATCATCATCATTGTCGCCATTATCCCAGTGTTTCCTAAACCTCATTGAGCCCAAGGCTAGTGTTTGGAAGTCACTTTATTTCATGCAGGTATCTGtgttttacttgagtacagtgGTACCCTGACTTACGACTTTAATTCATCGTTCGGCcgaattttttgctttgacttgcgagcaaaaattggaGATAATATACTGTGAAAGTACTTTGTCCCCGGCTTGAGGCAACTATAGAGAATTTTAAAACTTAGCCACGCCTAGCCCGAAGCTGCAGTCCATATGCTGGCTGTCAaataaggcttttttttctcccaatctTTTAACCTCATCACGCTTCCTTCATTCTCACCATGACGTGCGCGCACTCgtggccgacaacgaggcgctctaaagcgccACACCAGCAGACTATCTGatgggaagatgcattttcagtgtGTATTAATGagtaaaactgaaatggtgattCAATTAAGACATACTAAATCTAAAGGTTAAACACAAATTGCACCAAAGTAAAAGGTCTAAAAGATTAAAGGCAAagatattgtacttaaaagtcaaaaacaactgaaatgaaCGTAGGCAGTTATTCTTTCACGTACTACTTGTGGGCGCCCACGTACCACCACACTGAGATTGAGAATGAAGTGCAAATTGGATAATGAACGTGCCGTGGAACAagtggttgggaatctctgCTCTATCCAATGCATGTGGGGCTTTGGTCCTTACCTTCACAGGAAGGTACAGGCAGGCTCCACGTGCCGTTGGCCAGACAGACGAGCGTAGTCGGGCCAACCAGCTGCAGGCCGGCGTCGCACGCAAAGCTGGCATTGTGCAGGTACGTTTCCCCTGTCGCCTGCACTGTGGCGTTTTTCACTGTCGGGGGAGGCCCGCAGGACTGTGCTAGGGAGACGACGCACGCCCGCATGAACAAAGCGTCGGGCGACTCCACTTTGTCGCCCGTCTGAACAAACTTACCAAGACACGCTGGCTGAGTGCCACTCCATGTTCTGTCCGCCTGGCAGGTCTGGACCGAGTCCCCCTGTGGAGAAGACAATGAAAGCTATACGAAAACAACTTACAGGATACGTATGCATTGATTCCATATCCGTGCAACAAGGGTGCACAAGTAGAATTGTCTTACATGTTACTTTTtctccactactgtatgacaatGCTACGCACTAGTGGATCAACTAGGGCGCACTACAACTAGCATACACCAGTTTActgcatgttactagtgaggcaaaactgtgcactagttggcAACTGTGTACTACTAGTGACATAAGATTTCACTAGTTAACCTCTAGCACATTACATGTAGTACCAGTAGTGTACAGATGACAACTCGTGTACAGTTTtccctcactagtaacatgtagtcaTAATACTAGCGCGCAGAAATGTCAAATAGTATGGCAAGCGATTTGAGTATTTATTGGATATCCTTGATATCGACAAGGGCACACGAGTACAACACCTACatattactagtgaggcaaaactgtgctcTAGTTGACATCTGCCTGCTACTAATACTACGAGTGAAGccctagatgttaactagtataCTTTTATGATGACACTCGTAGGGAGTTGCTTGCTTTCTGCCACAgcaacttgggacttgcttaaaACCTGAAGGTTAGGACTTGAGACTTATGACTTGCACGAACTGGTCCACCACTTGGTCACACCTCGAGTTagtttcaacccccccccccccccccccccccccccacacacatttTATGGTAATGGGATCACTGCATTTATTACTTAAGTCCTGCCTTTCACACAGTTCATGTTGCAAAATCCTCATTGGATCAATACAGCATAAGAGCCTGGCGTCCCTATCAAGGAAGTTGCTTATCAGATCTCTCTGTGTGCTCAGCAGGGAAATCACGTGAGTTTCAGTAACTGGATTCTTGGCCATTACCTCAGCATTGTGTTGACCTGAGAGTGAAACTGCTCAAGTATTACAGCAGATGAAGACTGTAGGACAAAAAGAACTGCCTAAATATTCACTAGCCACTTGTTTTATGCACTTATAGAAACTAAGaaaaaacagcacacaactgtgccacgtaCAATCCATATACAATAACATgagaaaaacaactaaaaaaacccatatttaataaaatacaatatactcACTCAAATGCTGATTATGTATTAATGTATGTCGATCGCTTGCAGACATGTTTTGCTAGTCAGACTTgacttgctctgaccaaccaatcagagttaGGAAAATGCTGACCTGAGCCAGCTAGCTGGGCCTCTGAGGACGAATTTGAAATctaattggttaaagaaacagtactGATTTTAGAAATACGAGGATTCCGCCCGACAGAGACAAATGATTTATGTGgtaaatgtaggtcagcgcTTCTGACAGTGCTTAGGTCACTGGTTTTAATCACATCTGACAAAGGGTTGAGCAGCTCAGCTACTTGTGGTGAGACACTAACCTTGATCTCAAAGCCAGGCAGGCAGGAGTACATGACAAAGTCTCCATAGTTGTAGCTATCCCCTTCACGGACACCGTTCACAAGAGGAGGGGGGTTTCCACACACCACCGGCTCACATGAAACCGACGCGATGCTCGGGGCCCAGCCTCCGCCCAGCTTGTGATGCAACAGAAAAGCAGAAGAGCTTTATTTATTCTCTTTCCTGCTTTAAGTGAGAGGTTTCGTACCTGACATTCAGCCAGCGCTGAGCCTTGCAGGTAGAATCCCGCAGGGCAGGAGAGGGTGACCGTGCTCCCGACAGGGGTGAGCTCCTTTCCGGTGATCGCCAGGTGAGGGACGGCGTGATTAGCGGGGAGCCCGCAGGGGATGGGGCGGCAACGAATGCTGTGCTTGGACCAAGTGCCATCAACGAGACACGAGAGAGTCGCCGTCTGTGTTGCCAGCTCGTACCCATCCTCACATCTGGAGGAAGAACAGGGTGAAACAGTTTAGTTTGGACAAGAACCTCCGCACATCAGggaggatacgttccagacccacgcGCTATGggttagaaaaaaacattttcttatagTTTTACTAGTCGCTAGTCACAAGTTCACCTATCCTATTTGAAGCTATGCTCTTCTATACAGTTATTCATGTGCCTGGGCCAAAGCCCTGCCTGATACAAAAGTAATGCTTTGGCGCTATCTTGTGACGAAGAGCTCCTGTCTAACAGAAAAGTGGTGTTTaagctgccatcttgtggcatctatcggtcattaaacatttttggtggATGTGCCAGTTCCTCACGAATTTTCAATATAAAAGGGATTTTTCTACAACTCAAATATAAATTCCACAACGTAGCCCCCGTAATCCTGGATTTCTTttgcaatagtttttttttttttttttttacacaatatatAGCCAAGCATGAATTTAGCGTTGCAAGCCTTCAGTGCAATACCATTTTGTGCCACAATATTCTCGGTAGTACTGAGGTCTATTGGAAGAGATGCAGTAATTAtataattaagagcaagaaaaagagacaGTGGTTTCCACAGAGCACAAACAATATACGCCTGTCAGTAGAGTTGAATGCTCTGTTTGTATTGTTGCTGCTCTGTTTGTTAGTTAAAGTAGCAGAATTACCGTAACATCactgctaatttctgttagccttTCTATGGCCTATCACACTATATGTTAGCACTAAGCTAGAGGAATATCAAAATTATGTGGTTTGatttaacattttggtgtttaaatatacagttgAATTCGCCTTAGTTTTATGTGTcaattttacagtgaacttcaactgtgCGAGACAAACAGTTTGAAGCAAGCAGTCTTTACCTCTTATCTGGAAAACCCTGTGAGAGTGAGAACTGGCACTAAGGAATACTCTAAAAAGTCTGTttaaataagtttaaatgtgattaaagTGTGTGGAAAGAGTAAAactattactgtttttttttaatagtgtcTCTACCTATTGCAGGTGTGTCTGGGACGTATCCCCCCCCCCTGTAATAAACAGGGTTGAGTGTACAGGCTCCTCATAAAAGGCACTTTCAACTAATCCTTAACAGCAGTTTACCTGTATGTGACCTGGTTTGGGAACGTATAGGCCTGTCCTTCCACATGAGAATGGGCAACAGCAGGAGGTTTTCCGCAGCTCACAGGCTCACAGCTGATCTTCGGCTGACCCCATCTGCCATCTCTCCCGCAGGAGAGGTGTGGGTACCCCCTTGGCTGGTAGCCGGGCCTGCACCTGTATGCGACGGTGTCTGGGAAGGTGCCGCTGCCGCCCTGCAATACAGTATTTGGAACTGCAGGCGGGGCGACAGTGCACCTCCCGCGGCCGCACACAGGCACCCCGGGGCTCCACACCCCTCCCTTCTCACACACGGCGTGAGCCGGACCGAGCAGCCTGTATCCGTCGTCGCACTGGAAGTGAACTTGGTCACCGCAGGCACGGTTGCGACCGAGAACCACCCCGAATTTCAAAAGCGGCAGGGCGCAGACGCAGGGTCGACACTGGGGCACGGTGCCTACCCAGAATCCTTCAGCTGAGCACCGCAGCACGGGGTCCCCGACTACCACGTAACCCTCAAAGCAGACATATTCCACAGTGTCGTCGTGGTTGAAACTGGAGCCATTCAGATAGCCGTGGCTTATGTCCTCGGGCGGATCGCAGCTGATAATACCACAGCGTGGCGCTGGTTTGTCCCAGAGTCCGTCTGCCTGGCAACGGCGTGTCGGATCGCCATTGATAGTGTATCCTTCATCACATTCATACTTCACCTTGCTGTTGAAGCCAAACTCTGACCCCAATATTCGGCCATGAGGTATCGGAGAGGGCTTCTCACAGTGGGCAGGTACACAGGAAGGAGACTCATGACTCCAGGTTCCATCAGCCTGACAAACGCTGACAGACTTCCCTTTAATGAGGAAACCAGGCTTACAACTGAGTTCAATCTCCTCATTATAGACAAACTCTTTGCCTTTGAAAGTGATATCAATGGGGAGCTTGGGAGGACCACATGACACCAACTCACACCAAGGTTTCTGTCCGTTCCATTTCCCATCAGCCTGACAAGTAATACTATCACCACCCTTGATGACAAAGCCGGGATTACACTTATAGTGCAGGACTTCAGGGTACACGAAGGCACCTCCATGAGCTGTGCCATTAGCTACAGGACCTGGGTCCCCACAAGAAACAGGGCGACACCCTGGGGCATCATTGGTCCACAGTTGCCCCGATAAGCATTGCCTCACTGGTTCTCCCTCCAGCTCATATCCTTCCTCACAAGTGTACGTGACCATACTGCCAAGGGATGTGTCAGTTACGTTCACCCGGCCGTGCTCAGGGCTCGGGGGAGTCACACACTCGGCTGGGACGCAGGAGGGCGCCGTCCCATTCCAGCTTCCGTCTTCCTGACACGCCAACCGGGTGGGGCTCGTGAGGTCATAACCCTTGTGACATCGGTACTCGATGGTTGTCCCGTGGAGAAAGGTCAAATCTCTCGGGGAGCCTCCCCCAGGCTCCGTTGCCCGAATGTAGTCTCCGAAGTCAATGTGAGGCGGCAGGCCACAGTCTGAGGGCACGCAGACAGGAACAGCACTTGACCACCCAAATTCCTCGCATGTGAGGTGGTCCTGGCCAATAAGCTGGAAGCCAGGGAAACAGCTGTAGAATATGGTGACACCGAAACCGTGATCCTGACCTTCTACGAAACCGTTTTCAATGGGTTGGGGAGGACTGCAGGATATTTGCACGCAAACAGACGGTTCAGCATTCCATTCCCCACTTGCAAGGCACTCGAGATTCTCCGGACCTTGAAGACGGTAACCGCGGCGGCAAGAGTAGGTGACACTGTGACCAAACTGAAGTTTGGTGAAAGCCACTTTTCCGTTGGCTATCTGCTTAGGAGGTGAACATTCGATTGGGCGGCAAGAAGGCACCCCTCCGATCCAAAGTCCCTTCTCTCCGCACAGGACAGTTGCATTGCCCACTAAATGAAATCCAGTCTTACAGCTGTACAGCGCCTTGCTGAGGTACATAAGACCCTGAACATCAACAATGCCATTGGAAATCTCCACAGGCTGAGGACATTCAACCGGAATGCACTCTGGGTATGGATTACTCCACTTCCCGCTGGATAGACACGTCACAGAGTCTTCTTTTCTTAAAGTGAATCCGTCCATGCATTTGTAGGTCACCACGGAGTCGAATAGAAAAGGGGGAGAAGACGAGGAAGGCCCACCGAATGACACATCAGGCAGAGGCCCGCAAAGCACCTGCTTGCACACCGGAAAGGTGCCATTCCACTCCTGGGAGGCCAAACAGCGGAGGATCTGAGGCCCCTCCAGGACGTAGCCATCCTCGCAGGATAATTCCACAGTTCCCGTTTCAGAGTCCAGGCCTTTCAGAACCAGGTGGTTCTCCTCCAGCTGCGGCTCCGGACACTGCACGGGTGAGCAACGCGGTCGCCTCGACTTGTCCCACCGTCCGTACTTAAGGCAGGTCCAGATGGCGTCCCCTACGAGCTCGTAGCCCTCGTCACAGAAGTACTCCACTTTCCGACCCACTTGGAAGTCTCGACCCCTGTAATATCCGTGCGCAATGTTAGGAGGGGAGTCACAGGTCAAAAGGACGCAGGAGGGAGGGTCGTTGTCGGACCACTGCCGGTTGGCCTGGCAAACTCGCTCTGGACGACCCACTAGTCTGTAGCCGGCATTACAGGCATAGATCACCTTGTTGTTGAAGGTGAATCGACTTCGGACCTTTAGAAGAGAAATACAAGCGTGTAAGCAGATATTTCAAGCGTACACTTGTAAGCAACATAATAACGTGAATCCACATacgtatttgcattttttggggtggaacctatcctcggtcatttgctgaaaaactcaacaATTTGTTAACGTGTGGCTAGTGTGTTATTTAGGCCAGTATGCTCGCTAATACTTTTGATGAGCCTCATgggaaggtggtttgtttgtgttgaataatatAACTACTGAATAGTCATTTGTGTAACTTTATGaatgtgtacatgctagatatgcatggtgttgatgcttttcTGATTATTCTTCTGTGTTGTTCCAGGCGACAGTAAATCAAGATTTCCAAACGGAACACCATACGAATACAACACGTTGAGAAACCCTGGAATAGTACATGTACAAAATTTGGTGTGTGCTCTGTGGCTAACCTGGATGTAGCCATTCTTGAGCGGCGGAGGGGAGGAGCACAACACAGGGACACACGAGGGCAAAACCCCGGCCCACTCTCCATCGGCTTTGCAGGTCCGCCTCTTCTCCCCCTGGATCAGGAAGCCCTTGTCGCAGCTGTACGCCACGACAGCTCCGAAACTGTAGTCGCTGCCGCTCACGTAGCCCCGATCGATGCCGTCTGGCTTGGAGCACCTCACGGGCACGCAGCTGATATCGTACGGCCGAGGCTCCCACTCCCCTCCCATGAGGCACCGCAGTGTCGCCGTGGTGTTGAGCACGAAGCCCTCCTCGCACTTGTAGCTGACCTCCGTGTTGCTTGAGTATTTGGGTTTGCCGAGCGAGTCTAAAATGGAGTGGGGGAGTTCTGGCGGGCGTAGGCAGAAGTTGGCGACGCAGCGAGGGGCCTCCTCTCCGTCGGGGGGCGCCCACACGCCCTGAGTGTTGCACACCATCTTGGAGTTGTTTCCCACCGTGTACCCGTCGGTGCAGTAATAATTGGCGGTGTCTCCGAAAAGCTTGTGGCTCTCGTAGGGCTCTGCGTGGTCAATGGCAGGCGGGGGTCCGCAGGAGCGGGGCACGCACTGAGCAGAGCTGTCGCTCCATTGGCCGCTGGGCAGACACTCCCTGGTCTCAGAGCCAATCATAGTGTAGCTGTCAAGGAGACCGAGAAAGGAGATGGAGTTATTTTGAAATGCGGCATAGCCGGCCCAAGCCTCCACGGAGCCCAAagctaaaatttattttataatcaAGAAGTATATTGAATTTACCCTCGAGGGATTATGAGTACAGTGTCGTTGACGGCCCTCTCCAAAACGGTTTAGCACTGCCTATCAATGCCACAAgacggcagcaaagcactacttttgtctataaGAAGCTCctcaaaaacatacagttgttccttggcaaaaaaagatgccacaagatggcgccaaagcacgtttgtctaaatgaagctcatcAACTTCAACAAAAGATGCCACAGGATGATTCATTAACACTAATTttgtctaaattaagcacctgaactcacttcaacatagttccttggcacaatgccaaaagatggccccaaaattactttttttctaaatgaagctcctcgacTTACTTCAACATACTGGTAGTtacttgacaccaagatgccacaaaaatggcagcaaagcagTACTTTTGTGTTGATGAAGTTCAACtcatttaaacatatttaattcaCACCAAGACACCACAAgacggcagcaaagcactatttcTGGCTAAGTGAAacttctcaactcacttcaacatagtccttggcaccaaaataccacaagatggcagcaaagcactagtTCTGTGTAAGTGAAACTCTATTTTTTTGcactattttgtttaaaatgaaaCTCCAACTCAATTCAATGTAGTTCCTTGAcatcaagatgccacaagattgtgGCAAAGCACAATTTTTGTAACGTAACAAACGGTGACAAAAATTGTTTTACTACGATAAcactgaaaatgtacaaaaacaaagtactaaatgaaaaaagacaataaaatatcAAACCATGATGTGACTGAACAGAGGTACCTAAAAAAAGGGGACAAAAAtggttttcaaaaaacaaacaaagttgaATAATTAGCTCTTTAAACTATGTAGAAATGCACAAAATTAAATCTAACTACCCTAAATCAAACATTTCTCTTTGTTAATGTTAGTCTGGTCTTTCACAATATTACtctaaaacaaagaaatactaCTTCAGACTGTGTTGATTGTTAATTACTCTTGGGGGGGCCGCTTGTGGTAACGGGGCACTAAGCAGGTGCTTAGTTTGCTTATGCCTTGGGCCGGCACTGAATATCGGTGTTGGTATATTCTCATTTTTGAGCAAACCAGCAGAATTTACCCTTCCTTGCAGACATAGTGCACCTTATTCCCCAGTTCATAGTTCTCTCCTCGAGTCACGGCGTCTTTCAGGGCGGGGGGGTCGCCACACAGGAAGTTGACACAGCGGGGATACGGTCGGCTCCACTCCCCTGTATCTTCACAAACCACTTCCATGGGGCCCTGTGATCTTTGCGCAAACAAAATCCTTGCAATTACATCACTTGTATAATAATGACATCAAAACTGCTGCGAACGATGACGTAGACGAGGGAGAACCGCATGGCCAAAGAGTGTTACAGTTTTTCACGACACCCTGTGGAAtcagaaatgctttttttttgcttgaggaATTGCGCAAGAAGAGAGCTGACCGATTCCTGCATATGTTTTAGAAGAAACTTTTACCCATACCTGAACCCTTCTGCACAGGAGTACGAGACAGTCGACAGGTACGTGTTTGTGGTTAGGGTGTAGTAGGCGTTCCGGACAATCGGAGGTCCCCCGCAGGACACTGGATGGCAGAGAGGTGGGATCCCGCTCCACCTCAGACTAGAAAGACACTGGAACTCGTAGGGGATTTGAGGAAGGAAACCTTTCATACAGCTGCAAGCAAAATGAGCACAAAATTCGGAAATCTTGTCAAGGCTATAAGAGAGTTAAGATCAATGTACTTAATGATTTTGGTCGTA is part of the Phyllopteryx taeniolatus isolate TA_2022b chromosome 23, UOR_Ptae_1.2, whole genome shotgun sequence genome and encodes:
- the svep1 gene encoding sushi, von Willebrand factor type A, EGF and pentraxin domain-containing protein 1 isoform X4; the encoded protein is MFTCRQGYGLQGNRKAVCLGSGNWTANVHKATCKDIEPPWIQCPESIVAATDERRSTAHVVWSAPIATDNSKEEVSVQVKPVYTPPQLIPIGTETITYIAADHAGNQANCSFTVTVIDTEPPVIDRCRSPAAVQAADAETAAVWEEPQFSDNSGGRLSVTSSHSPGSLFPAGETAVQYTATDAAGNSRTCNITVTVRGTTCERPYVPINGEFICLEEEKGVNCTLHCKQGYSLTQDAVHSYFCAHNGLWEPPYSPDRPDCSVNRVANNGLKPFEMLFKASHCDDVDLVKSFTGELNSKLGSMLPNICSGDDITCKLEVMSQGNCLEYNYDYENGFAIVPGGWGPQGTQDDAYFESGFATGARQPARRQQRRHRSKRHRKIRGPTRDQKIQIFFNITASVPLPLSRNDSIEVANQRRLLRTLEQLTNRLKRTLARQPLSSFHLSSEMIVADAKSLESRKALLFCRPGSVLKGRMCVQCPVGTYFSLEYNECESCWLGSYQDQEGQLECKSCPEGTSTAYLHSRNMAECKGQCKPGSHSLNGLEICESCPLGHFQPGYGARECLLCPDETSTVTRGAVDQMECGVPCSAGHFSRTGLVPCYACPRDYYQPDHGRSYCLSCPFHGTTTVTGATTIQHCSSFGSSFLPKEESVTAAPEVEVIDDYQASSQVFHECFLNPCQNKGTCEEVGAGYVCTCMPGFTGAKCEVDVDECDSTPCQNGGLCKDGMGEFQCQCKPGFLGSVCEAEVNECLSSPCLNEGVCVDEVDRFTCSCVGGFTGSRCELEINECLSDPCENGGVCEDLTGGFACNCAVGFAGDRCEVNIDECNSAPCLNGASCLDGINDFRCECVEGYIGPICEVDVDECDPNPCVNGASCMDGLGSYTCRCLPGFNGTRCETEMSSAFNLDFEVSGIHGYVLMDGVMPTLTEITCTFWMRSSDTTNYGTPISYAVESSDNAFLLIDYNGWVLYVNGKQRITDCPAVNTGSWHHIGVSWRSWDGDWRIYINGKPSDGGKGLSVGTSIPGGGALVLGQDQDQRGEGFNPVESFVGSISQLNIWDRVLTPQQIKVLASSCPASHVTHRGNVFAWPDFLSGGLGRVKVNLSSIFCADCPQLENAVPHLHASTVEVSPGAQVQLSCDPGFYLVGEPVLQCQNKGEWSHALPSCEQVSCGLPRPLDNGEFQGADFHAGGSVVYRCNPGFYLLGDAKVHCPNSGKWGGNPPACLDVDECALGSDCDSHASCRNTDGSYTCACIHPYSGDGKNCTEPVKCDHPGDLDFGHRDGSNFLMGSKVIFHCENGYKLIGVAQLQCLETGSWDGPVPYCRALSCPAPPVPENSFMKGSNFTYGSKVTFSCMKGFLPQIPYEFQCLSSLRWSGIPPLCHPVSCGGPPIVRNAYYTLTTNTYLSTVSYSCAEGFRSQGPMEVVCEDTGEWSRPYPRCVNFLCGDPPALKDAVTRGENYELGNKVHYVCKEGYTMIGSETRECLPSGQWSDSSAQCVPRSCGPPPAIDHAEPYESHKLFGDTANYYCTDGYTVGNNSKMVCNTQGVWAPPDGEEAPRCVANFCLRPPELPHSILDSLGKPKYSSNTEVSYKCEEGFVLNTTATLRCLMGGEWEPRPYDISCVPVRCSKPDGIDRGYVSGSDYSFGAVVAYSCDKGFLIQGEKRRTCKADGEWAGVLPSCVPVLCSSPPPLKNGYIQVRSRFTFNNKVIYACNAGYRLVGRPERVCQANRQWSDNDPPSCVLLTCDSPPNIAHGYYRGRDFQVGRKVEYFCDEGYELVGDAIWTCLKYGRWDKSRRPRCSPVQCPEPQLEENHLVLKGLDSETGTVELSCEDGYVLEGPQILRCLASQEWNGTFPVCKQVLCGPLPDVSFGGPSSSSPPFLFDSVVTYKCMDGFTLRKEDSVTCLSSGKWSNPYPECIPVECPQPVEISNGIVDVQGLMYLSKALYSCKTGFHLVGNATVLCGEKGLWIGGVPSCRPIECSPPKQIANGKVAFTKLQFGHSVTYSCRRGYRLQGPENLECLASGEWNAEPSVCVQISCSPPQPIENGFVEGQDHGFGVTIFYSCFPGFQLIGQDHLTCEEFGWSSAVPVCVPSDCGLPPHIDFGDYIRATEPGGGSPRDLTFLHGTTIEYRCHKGYDLTSPTRLACQEDGSWNGTAPSCVPAECVTPPSPEHGRVNVTDTSLGSMVTYTCEEGYELEGEPVRQCLSGQLWTNDAPGCRPVSCGDPGPVANGTAHGGAFVYPEVLHYKCNPGFVIKGGDSITCQADGKWNGQKPWCELVSCGPPKLPIDITFKGKEFVYNEEIELSCKPGFLIKGKSVSVCQADGTWSHESPSCVPAHCEKPSPIPHGRILGSEFGFNSKVKYECDEGYTINGDPTRRCQADGLWDKPAPRCGIISCDPPEDISHGYLNGSSFNHDDTVEYVCFEGYVVVGDPVLRCSAEGFWVGTVPQCRPCVCALPLLKFGVVLGRNRACGDQVHFQCDDGYRLLGPAHAVCEKGGVWSPGVPVCGRGRCTVAPPAVPNTVLQGGSGTFPDTVAYRCRPGYQPRGYPHLSCGRDGRWGQPKISCEPVSCGKPPAVAHSHVEGQAYTFPNQVTYRCEDGYELATQTATLSCLVDGTWSKHSIRCRPIPCGLPANHAVPHLAITGKELTPVGSTVTLSCPAGFYLQGSALAECQLGGGWAPSIASVSCEPVVCGNPPPLVNGVREGDSYNYGDFVMYSCLPGFEIKGDSVQTCQADRTWSGTQPACLAQSCGPPPTVKNATVQATGETYLHNASFACDAGLQLVGPTTLVCLANGTWSLPVPSCEATQGCESPKQIPHGKVQVTNLTTGRALEFNCDKGFSLVGDALVMCMGGNIWSSTFPACQPKTCPTPPGWKDDRTEARKFYVGQSVRVSCPKGQQVRGAGSITCRPDQTWSPVSAVCERVSCGPPLHVAHGVVRGAVFQFGDVAAYSCFGGYAMEGAGRSRCLENGSWTPPPTCRAVCWLPCQNGGVCQRPNTCACAEGWMGRLCEEPICILPCLNGGRCVAPYQCDCPTGWTGTRCHSAVCSSPCLNGGRCIRPNRCHCSPGWSGHHCSRKRRSGYYHF